A region of Papilio machaon chromosome 22, ilPapMach1.1, whole genome shotgun sequence DNA encodes the following proteins:
- the LOC106711112 gene encoding hemicentin-1 isoform X1 translates to MLIKIIYIFLTLSLNCIFVYGQLADQKSSFAFVIDDTGSMQDDIDQVKSKTELIFDKIVASGTSSIGNVVLVTFNDPGVRPALITTDVNTFKTTLYSIVADGGADCPEMAMTGIEVALSNTLPRSYIYVFTDASAKDYEKFPKIKRMAQKQGSQIVFLLTGECNPFYESDPGYKVYHDLASATSGQVFHVDKGEIGQVLDFVGKTLDQRRAVLATAVLPPGYDKTLSFPADKEIDDIHIAVSGLKPKAEVLKPDGSDAKTTDIFKNSKTLVVGVEKLGSGNFTAKVGSETSTSVVITGATAINFQHGFTGFKPTSIKTTVTRPIAGKPSFLAIELSSKAKDVKLNEVELLDLDDNVISVRPLKEVGKDFYVAEKELPPTSIFRIAVKGYNTKTKEPIKRLSFTPIEPQTPSTEEIAEKRAPTVTLIGDPTREVPYGEPLQVQCKINAYPAPKVQWVDEKTGLTISEMAVEEELPYDYISILDLEQVKINTSYQCRASNEVGQDDTTVTVRPIDRFVALNVSKDTSIDYDDEGKLYCIIDANPPAQITWYLNGDLLDNDENLEKSEDGSVLNIIYMKPKFEGKYNCEARNELKREIYYINLVMTGTAVPKIDDSVNQVNVTRKENATISCKVIEGIPQPGIRWSFKHRYAQEFVVLDSYSDILEISSTDINAAGTYKCEAFNLFGKAEHEIELVVKYPPKITSKRHTIKTKSGEYVYLTCQVDGMPRPNVKWTFNGIEIKKSLRQRIYRDNMLGMKVSIKDSGTYNCTAVNELGSDTKIVNLTIYDPVRITPPIKSTLKTKVGSTIVLPCEAFGHPTPSIKWVFIKEHDHSELLRPSDPSGSLQVSRVQLEQSGQYLCIAENIGGSSNITYTLQVLAPPHIVKSSVSKSITAVVNDLILTLPCEAKGNPKPTIIWTKDELRIPSGTYWHDIKDDGTLVIKNVDDITQGRYVCIAENSLGTDTDYFDVLVQNYPDASEKRGVLDVQLGRSTKIYCDIPHTSTDRLTWYKDSILIATGELYLNDINMGDNGLYTCRVNTFSGATSASKMVNVGFPPYFNEAASEVIYYVADAEAYLSCLATGVPTPTVTWLHNDIPIEFTEMAYRFYMSSNDLGRFSCTVSNSYGTISRDFNIISQCSFKAEMNPDSPTVSVLDARDTTKPDDVIVNIPVGEEIIIYCIKGFEIFPGTELKATCVQDTMLKIGDKEIKYNDIKCRKDVTPITKPTGKRCSPTKRDTETIKVGIETDGKFDEVFEICYDKFNSIPIYSTHKINRSLAGVEPTDVNWYDNDLVRYNYDELYDCTNQMYHINAIRPLARGLECCFTKRKLVNPQDVSPGVSQIATYSNLNIVPHWSTCGTKNWDDIEMRIRILAKPLNRNLIVRTGTSGQLQFPTTSLRMQNIFIHDRSNKRQPVPKFLWKVVQDEFSRSSLAIIQVNVPDLKLSEALSYVVCKDICNLVEWMKSPVWRDVKYGFTYCCTIKEFETAFGLEGQFSIGLEGIFSDTLIIPDTGRV, encoded by the exons atgttaatcaaaattatttacatttttttaacactcAGTCTCAATTGTATTTTCGTATACGGGCAATTGGCAGATCAAAAGAGCAGTTTCGCTTTCGTAATAGATGACACCGGGTCAATGCAAGATGATATAGACCAAGTAAAGAGTAAAACGGAACTAATATTCGACAAGATTGTGGCCTCTGGTACATCATCGATTGGAAATGTTGTTTTAGTGACATTTAACGATCCGG GTGTTCGACCGGCACTAATAACGACAGACGTAAATACATTTAAGACCACATTATACTCAATCGTTGCCGACGGTGGAGCGGATTGTCCAGAGATGGCGATGACGGGAATTGAAGTGGCTTTATCAAATACTCTGCCAAGATCCTATATTTATGTGTTCACCGACGCTTCGGCTAAGGACTACGAAAAATTCCCAAAGATCAAGAGAATGGCACAAAAACAAGGATCACag ATAGTCTTCTTGCTAACGGGAGAGTGCAACCCTTTTTATGAATCTGATCCTGGTTACAAAGTATACCATGACTTAGCTAGTGCTACTTCAGGACAAGTGTTTCATGTTGATAAAGGCGAAATTGGACAG gTATTAGATTTCGTAGGTAAAACTCTTGATCAAAGACGAGCCGTATTGGCTACTGCAGTATTACCACCTGGATACGACAAAACCTTAAGC TTTCCTGCTGACAAAGAAATTGACGATATTCACATAGCTGTGTCAGGCTTAAAACCGAAAGCGGAAGTATTAAAACCAGACGGCAGTGACGCTAAAACAACTGATATCTTCAAAAATAGTAAGACTCTG GTAGTAGGTGTTGAAAAATTGGGCTCAGGAAATTTTACGGCCAAAGTTGGCAGTGAGACAAGTACGAGTGTTGTCATAACCGGAGCCACTGCTATCAACTTCCAACATGGTTTTACTGGGTTCAAACCAACTTCAATAAAAACCACCGTAACTAGACCCATTGCAG GTAAACCGTCATTTTTGGCAATAGAATTATCAAGTAAAGCCAAGGATGTTAAACTGAATGAAGTTGAATTATTAGACCTAGATGATAACGTTATCTCTGTACGACCATTAAAAGAAGTCGGCAAAGATTTCTATGTGGCTGAAAAGGAGCTACCTCCAACTTCGATTTTCAGAATAGCG gTTAAAGGATACAATACAAAGACAAAAGAACCAATAAAACGATTATCATTTACTCCAATCGAACCTCAAACGCCATCAACAG AAGAAATAGCAGAAAAAAGAGCACCAACCGTAACTTTAATTGGAGATCCTACAAGAGAAGTACCATATGGTGAGCCTTTACAGGTGCAATGTAAAATCAATGCGTATCCTGCGCCGAAGGTACAATGGGTAGATGAAAAAACTGGATTGACCATTTCAGAAATG GCTGTAGAAGAAGAACTGCCTTATGATTACATAAGTATACTTGATCTAGAGCAAGTGAAGATCAATACTTCTTATCAATGTCGAGCATCTAATGAAGTTGGCCAAGACGATACCACAGTTACTGTGCGACCTATTGATAGATTTGTAGCCTTGAACGTTTCTAAAG ATACAAGTATTGACTACGACGATGAAGGCAAGTTGTATTGCATAATTGATGCGAATCCACCAGCACAGATCACATGGTATCTTAACGGCGACTTGTTAGATAATGAcgaaaatttagaaaaatctgAAGATGGGTCTGTCctgaatataatttacatgaaACCAAAGTTCGAAGGAAAATACAACTGCGAAGCTAGAAACGAGCTAAAAAGAGAGATTTACTACATAAATCTCGTTATGACAGGAACAG CTGTACCGAAAATCGATGATTCCGTAAATCAAGTCAACGTAACTAGGAAAGAAAATGCTACAATTAGTTGCAA GGTCATTGAAGGCATACCACAACCAGGTATCCGATGGAGTTTCAAACATCGTTACGCTCAAGAGTTCGTTGTCCTTGATAGTTATTCAGATATACTTGAAATAAGTAGCACAGACATAAATGCTGCAGGAACGTATAAATGTGAGGCGTTTAATTTGTTCGGAAAAGCTGAACATGAAATAGAACTAGTAGTTAAAT atccaccaaaaataacatcgaaaaggcatacaataaaaactaaatcagGTGAATATGTTTACTTAACGTGCCAAGTGGATGGAATGCCGCGACCAAATGTGAAATGGACCTTCAATGGAATCGAGATCAAGAAATCTCTACGACAACGAATTTATAGAGACAACATGTTGGG AATGAAGGTCTCGATTAAAGACTCGGGAACGTACAATTGTACTGCTGTAAACGAGCTGGGATCCGATACTAAAATTGTGAACCTTACAATATACG ACCCAGTTAGAATTACTCCACCAATCAAAAGTACGTTGAAAACAAAAGTCGGAAGCACAATTGTTCTACCATGCGAGGCGTTTGGACATCCTACGCCAAGTATAAAATGGGTTTTCATTAAAGAGCATGACCATTCCGAGTTACTAAG ACCTAGTGATCCTTCGGGGTCACTGCAGGTGTCTCGAGTGCAACTCGAACAAAGTGGTCAATATTTATGCATTGCAGAGAATATAGGAGGTTCAAGTAATATAACTTACACGCTTCAAGTACTAG CTCCTCCTCATATTGTAAAGTCCTCAGTATCTAAAAGCATCACTGCTGTTGTCAACGATTTAATTTTGACCCTCCCTTGTGAAGCAAAAGGTAATCCGAAGCCGACAATTATTTGGACAAAAGACGAACTCAGAATCCCTTCAG GAACATATTGGCACGATATTAAGGACGATGGTACTTTGGTAATCAAGAATGTTGATGATATAACCCAAGGCAGATATGTGTGTATAGCGGAAAATTCCCTGGGCACCGACACTGATTATTTCGATGTTTTGGTCCAGA ATTATCCCGATGCAAGTGAGAAACGTGGCGTTTTGGATGTTCAACTTGGAAGATCGactaaaatttattgtgaTATACCTCATACGTCCACCGATCGGTTAACTTGGTATAAG gACTCAATATTGATAGCAACCGGTGAATTATATTTGAACGATATCAACATGGGAGATAATGGACTTTATACTTGCCGAGTTAACACCTTTTCTGGAGCAACAAGCGCCTCCAAGATGGTGAACGTTGGTTTCCCGCCATACTTCAATGAAGCAGCCAGTGaagtaatatattatgtagcGGACGCTGAGGCTTATTTATCATGCCTCGCCACTGGTGTACCAACCCCAACT GTGACGTGGTTGCATAATGACATACCAATAGAGTTTACCGAGATGGCTTACCGATTTTATATGAGTTCAAATGATTTGGGACGTTTCTCGTGTACTGTAAGCAACAGTTATGGAACAATAAGTAGagatttcaatattatttcac AGTGCTCGTTTAAAGCTGAAATGAATCCTGATAGCCCAACAGTTTCTGTATTGGATGCTAGAGATACGACAAAGCCAGACGacgttattgtaaatattcCAGTAGGGgaagaaataataatctatTGTATAAAAGGCTTTGAAATATTCCCTGGGACCGAATTAAAAGCAACTTGCGTTCAAGATACCATGCTTAAGATTGGAGATaaggaaattaaatacaatgatataaaatgtagaaAAGATGTAACACCGATAACAAAACCAACTGGTAAACGTTGTAGTCCAACAAAACGCGATACCGAAACAATAAAGGTTGGAATAGAAACAGATGGAAAATTCGATGAAGTATTTGAAATATGctatgataaatttaattctatacCTATTTATTCAACACATAAGATAAATAGATCTTTAGCGGGAGTAGAACCTACAGATGTAAACTGGTACGATAACGATTTGGTAAGGTATAATTACGATGAATTATACGATTGTACAAATCAAATGTATCATATCAATGCAATCAGACCGTTAGCGAGAGGTCTTGAGTGTTGTTTTACTAAGAGGAAATTAGTTAATCCGCAAGATGTTTCCCCTGGCGTGTCCCAGATCGCTACCTACAGTAATTTGAATATAGTACCACATTGGAGCACATGCGGAACAAAG AATTGGGACGATATTGAAATGAGAATAAGGATATTAGCAAAACCGCTGAACAGAAACTTGATCGTTAGAACTGGTACGTCAGGACAACTTCAATTTCCCACTACTTCATTAAGGATGCAGAACATTTTCATACATGATCGATCCAACAAGCGACAGCCAGTTCCTAAATTCTTGTGGAAG GTTGTTCAAGATGAATTTTCTAGGTCATCATTAGCCATAATTCAAGTCAATGTTCCTGATTTGAAACTATCCGAAGCTCTTAGCTATGTGGTGTGCAAAGATATTTGCAATTTGGTCGAATGGATGAAAAGCCCAGTGTGGCGTGACGTCAAATATGGTTTCACTTATTGCTGCACTATAAAAGAATTTGAAACAGCTTTTGGTTTAGAAGGACAATTCAGTATCGGTCTCGAAGGTATATTCAGTGATACGTTAATAATACCAGATACAGGGCGAGTGTAA
- the LOC106711112 gene encoding hemicentin-1 isoform X3 — translation MLIKIIYIFLTLSLNCIFVYGQLADQKSSFAFVIDDTGSMQDDIDQVKSKTELIFDKIVASGTSSIGNVVLVTFNDPGVRPALITTDVNTFKTTLYSIVADGGADCPEMAMTGIEVALSNTLPRSYIYVFTDASAKDYEKFPKIKRMAQKQGSQIVFLLTGECNPFYESDPGYKVYHDLASATSGQVFHVDKGEIGQVLDFVGKTLDQRRAVLATAVLPPGYDKTLSFPADKEIDDIHIAVSGLKPKAEVLKPDGSDAKTTDIFKNSKTLVVGVEKLGSGNFTAKVGSETSTSVVITGATAINFQHGFTGFKPTSIKTTVTRPIAGKPSFLAIELSSKAKDVKLNEVELLDLDDNVISVRPLKEVGKDFYVAEKELPPTSIFRIAVKGYNTKTKEPIKRLSFTPIEPQTPSTEEIAEKRAPTVTLIGDPTREVPYGEPLQVQCKINAYPAPKVQWVDEKTGLTISEMAVEEELPYDYISILDLEQVKINTSYQCRASNEVGQDDTTVTVRPIDRFVALNVSKDTSIDYDDEGKLYCIIDANPPAQITWYLNGDLLDNDENLEKSEDGSVLNIIYMKPKFEGKYNCEARNELKREIYYINLVMTGTAVPKIDDSVNQVNVTRKENATISCKMKVSIKDSGTYNCTAVNELGSDTKIVNLTIYDPVRITPPIKSTLKTKVGSTIVLPCEAFGHPTPSIKWVFIKEHDHSELLRPSDPSGSLQVSRVQLEQSGQYLCIAENIGGSSNITYTLQVLAPPHIVKSSVSKSITAVVNDLILTLPCEAKGNPKPTIIWTKDELRIPSGTYWHDIKDDGTLVIKNVDDITQGRYVCIAENSLGTDTDYFDVLVQNYPDASEKRGVLDVQLGRSTKIYCDIPHTSTDRLTWYKDSILIATGELYLNDINMGDNGLYTCRVNTFSGATSASKMVNVGFPPYFNEAASEVIYYVADAEAYLSCLATGVPTPTVTWLHNDIPIEFTEMAYRFYMSSNDLGRFSCTVSNSYGTISRDFNIISQCSFKAEMNPDSPTVSVLDARDTTKPDDVIVNIPVGEEIIIYCIKGFEIFPGTELKATCVQDTMLKIGDKEIKYNDIKCRKDVTPITKPTGKRCSPTKRDTETIKVGIETDGKFDEVFEICYDKFNSIPIYSTHKINRSLAGVEPTDVNWYDNDLVRYNYDELYDCTNQMYHINAIRPLARGLECCFTKRKLVNPQDVSPGVSQIATYSNLNIVPHWSTCGTKNWDDIEMRIRILAKPLNRNLIVRTGTSGQLQFPTTSLRMQNIFIHDRSNKRQPVPKFLWKVVQDEFSRSSLAIIQVNVPDLKLSEALSYVVCKDICNLVEWMKSPVWRDVKYGFTYCCTIKEFETAFGLEGQFSIGLEGIFSDTLIIPDTGRV, via the exons atgttaatcaaaattatttacatttttttaacactcAGTCTCAATTGTATTTTCGTATACGGGCAATTGGCAGATCAAAAGAGCAGTTTCGCTTTCGTAATAGATGACACCGGGTCAATGCAAGATGATATAGACCAAGTAAAGAGTAAAACGGAACTAATATTCGACAAGATTGTGGCCTCTGGTACATCATCGATTGGAAATGTTGTTTTAGTGACATTTAACGATCCGG GTGTTCGACCGGCACTAATAACGACAGACGTAAATACATTTAAGACCACATTATACTCAATCGTTGCCGACGGTGGAGCGGATTGTCCAGAGATGGCGATGACGGGAATTGAAGTGGCTTTATCAAATACTCTGCCAAGATCCTATATTTATGTGTTCACCGACGCTTCGGCTAAGGACTACGAAAAATTCCCAAAGATCAAGAGAATGGCACAAAAACAAGGATCACag ATAGTCTTCTTGCTAACGGGAGAGTGCAACCCTTTTTATGAATCTGATCCTGGTTACAAAGTATACCATGACTTAGCTAGTGCTACTTCAGGACAAGTGTTTCATGTTGATAAAGGCGAAATTGGACAG gTATTAGATTTCGTAGGTAAAACTCTTGATCAAAGACGAGCCGTATTGGCTACTGCAGTATTACCACCTGGATACGACAAAACCTTAAGC TTTCCTGCTGACAAAGAAATTGACGATATTCACATAGCTGTGTCAGGCTTAAAACCGAAAGCGGAAGTATTAAAACCAGACGGCAGTGACGCTAAAACAACTGATATCTTCAAAAATAGTAAGACTCTG GTAGTAGGTGTTGAAAAATTGGGCTCAGGAAATTTTACGGCCAAAGTTGGCAGTGAGACAAGTACGAGTGTTGTCATAACCGGAGCCACTGCTATCAACTTCCAACATGGTTTTACTGGGTTCAAACCAACTTCAATAAAAACCACCGTAACTAGACCCATTGCAG GTAAACCGTCATTTTTGGCAATAGAATTATCAAGTAAAGCCAAGGATGTTAAACTGAATGAAGTTGAATTATTAGACCTAGATGATAACGTTATCTCTGTACGACCATTAAAAGAAGTCGGCAAAGATTTCTATGTGGCTGAAAAGGAGCTACCTCCAACTTCGATTTTCAGAATAGCG gTTAAAGGATACAATACAAAGACAAAAGAACCAATAAAACGATTATCATTTACTCCAATCGAACCTCAAACGCCATCAACAG AAGAAATAGCAGAAAAAAGAGCACCAACCGTAACTTTAATTGGAGATCCTACAAGAGAAGTACCATATGGTGAGCCTTTACAGGTGCAATGTAAAATCAATGCGTATCCTGCGCCGAAGGTACAATGGGTAGATGAAAAAACTGGATTGACCATTTCAGAAATG GCTGTAGAAGAAGAACTGCCTTATGATTACATAAGTATACTTGATCTAGAGCAAGTGAAGATCAATACTTCTTATCAATGTCGAGCATCTAATGAAGTTGGCCAAGACGATACCACAGTTACTGTGCGACCTATTGATAGATTTGTAGCCTTGAACGTTTCTAAAG ATACAAGTATTGACTACGACGATGAAGGCAAGTTGTATTGCATAATTGATGCGAATCCACCAGCACAGATCACATGGTATCTTAACGGCGACTTGTTAGATAATGAcgaaaatttagaaaaatctgAAGATGGGTCTGTCctgaatataatttacatgaaACCAAAGTTCGAAGGAAAATACAACTGCGAAGCTAGAAACGAGCTAAAAAGAGAGATTTACTACATAAATCTCGTTATGACAGGAACAG CTGTACCGAAAATCGATGATTCCGTAAATCAAGTCAACGTAACTAGGAAAGAAAATGCTACAATTAGTTGCAA AATGAAGGTCTCGATTAAAGACTCGGGAACGTACAATTGTACTGCTGTAAACGAGCTGGGATCCGATACTAAAATTGTGAACCTTACAATATACG ACCCAGTTAGAATTACTCCACCAATCAAAAGTACGTTGAAAACAAAAGTCGGAAGCACAATTGTTCTACCATGCGAGGCGTTTGGACATCCTACGCCAAGTATAAAATGGGTTTTCATTAAAGAGCATGACCATTCCGAGTTACTAAG ACCTAGTGATCCTTCGGGGTCACTGCAGGTGTCTCGAGTGCAACTCGAACAAAGTGGTCAATATTTATGCATTGCAGAGAATATAGGAGGTTCAAGTAATATAACTTACACGCTTCAAGTACTAG CTCCTCCTCATATTGTAAAGTCCTCAGTATCTAAAAGCATCACTGCTGTTGTCAACGATTTAATTTTGACCCTCCCTTGTGAAGCAAAAGGTAATCCGAAGCCGACAATTATTTGGACAAAAGACGAACTCAGAATCCCTTCAG GAACATATTGGCACGATATTAAGGACGATGGTACTTTGGTAATCAAGAATGTTGATGATATAACCCAAGGCAGATATGTGTGTATAGCGGAAAATTCCCTGGGCACCGACACTGATTATTTCGATGTTTTGGTCCAGA ATTATCCCGATGCAAGTGAGAAACGTGGCGTTTTGGATGTTCAACTTGGAAGATCGactaaaatttattgtgaTATACCTCATACGTCCACCGATCGGTTAACTTGGTATAAG gACTCAATATTGATAGCAACCGGTGAATTATATTTGAACGATATCAACATGGGAGATAATGGACTTTATACTTGCCGAGTTAACACCTTTTCTGGAGCAACAAGCGCCTCCAAGATGGTGAACGTTGGTTTCCCGCCATACTTCAATGAAGCAGCCAGTGaagtaatatattatgtagcGGACGCTGAGGCTTATTTATCATGCCTCGCCACTGGTGTACCAACCCCAACT GTGACGTGGTTGCATAATGACATACCAATAGAGTTTACCGAGATGGCTTACCGATTTTATATGAGTTCAAATGATTTGGGACGTTTCTCGTGTACTGTAAGCAACAGTTATGGAACAATAAGTAGagatttcaatattatttcac AGTGCTCGTTTAAAGCTGAAATGAATCCTGATAGCCCAACAGTTTCTGTATTGGATGCTAGAGATACGACAAAGCCAGACGacgttattgtaaatattcCAGTAGGGgaagaaataataatctatTGTATAAAAGGCTTTGAAATATTCCCTGGGACCGAATTAAAAGCAACTTGCGTTCAAGATACCATGCTTAAGATTGGAGATaaggaaattaaatacaatgatataaaatgtagaaAAGATGTAACACCGATAACAAAACCAACTGGTAAACGTTGTAGTCCAACAAAACGCGATACCGAAACAATAAAGGTTGGAATAGAAACAGATGGAAAATTCGATGAAGTATTTGAAATATGctatgataaatttaattctatacCTATTTATTCAACACATAAGATAAATAGATCTTTAGCGGGAGTAGAACCTACAGATGTAAACTGGTACGATAACGATTTGGTAAGGTATAATTACGATGAATTATACGATTGTACAAATCAAATGTATCATATCAATGCAATCAGACCGTTAGCGAGAGGTCTTGAGTGTTGTTTTACTAAGAGGAAATTAGTTAATCCGCAAGATGTTTCCCCTGGCGTGTCCCAGATCGCTACCTACAGTAATTTGAATATAGTACCACATTGGAGCACATGCGGAACAAAG AATTGGGACGATATTGAAATGAGAATAAGGATATTAGCAAAACCGCTGAACAGAAACTTGATCGTTAGAACTGGTACGTCAGGACAACTTCAATTTCCCACTACTTCATTAAGGATGCAGAACATTTTCATACATGATCGATCCAACAAGCGACAGCCAGTTCCTAAATTCTTGTGGAAG GTTGTTCAAGATGAATTTTCTAGGTCATCATTAGCCATAATTCAAGTCAATGTTCCTGATTTGAAACTATCCGAAGCTCTTAGCTATGTGGTGTGCAAAGATATTTGCAATTTGGTCGAATGGATGAAAAGCCCAGTGTGGCGTGACGTCAAATATGGTTTCACTTATTGCTGCACTATAAAAGAATTTGAAACAGCTTTTGGTTTAGAAGGACAATTCAGTATCGGTCTCGAAGGTATATTCAGTGATACGTTAATAATACCAGATACAGGGCGAGTGTAA